The following coding sequences lie in one Steroidobacter denitrificans genomic window:
- a CDS encoding type II toxin-antitoxin system HipA family toxin, which yields MTNATVRLWGREIGAVSWLDDRAIGVFQYMPDFVQSSFELAPIMMPRSPDPYEFPGLPRDAFKGLPGMLADSLPDKFGNALIDAWLVTQGRSTGSFNPVERLCYIGTRGMGALEFHPTIHQTSRKPQHLEIAALTKLANDVLNNRANLSGVLNGEDDHETLQEILRVGTSAGGARAKAVLAWNEKTGEFRSGQIKAGEGFTYWLMKFDGISNNRDKELADPQGFGLIEYGFFLLARAAGIDMTECRVHHEGVRSHFMTRRFDRTASGQKLHMQSLAALRHYDFNAAGAYSYEQAVETIRLLGLPAYDIEQQFRRAVFNILIRNQDDHVKNIAFLMNRKGEWRLSPAFDVSYAYNPDGSWTHQHQMSLSGKRDHFELSDLIRFGVFCDIKPKKAEDIIRGMHEQVDNWLTFAEQAGVAENTARAIHNAMRREIVVPG from the coding sequence GTGACCAACGCCACCGTCCGCCTGTGGGGTAGAGAGATCGGCGCCGTCAGTTGGCTCGACGACAGAGCGATCGGCGTATTCCAATATATGCCCGATTTCGTCCAGAGCTCCTTCGAGCTGGCACCCATCATGATGCCGCGAAGCCCAGACCCTTACGAATTTCCGGGGCTGCCGCGAGACGCATTCAAGGGTCTGCCCGGCATGCTGGCCGACTCCCTTCCGGACAAGTTCGGCAATGCTCTGATCGATGCGTGGCTTGTAACGCAGGGTCGATCAACCGGCAGTTTCAATCCCGTCGAGCGTCTCTGCTACATCGGAACGCGCGGCATGGGCGCGCTCGAATTTCATCCAACGATCCATCAAACATCACGCAAACCCCAGCACCTTGAGATCGCCGCGCTCACCAAGCTGGCTAACGACGTCCTCAATAACCGCGCCAATCTCTCCGGCGTCCTCAACGGCGAAGACGACCACGAAACTCTACAGGAGATCCTTCGCGTCGGGACATCGGCAGGCGGTGCGCGCGCCAAAGCCGTTCTCGCATGGAATGAGAAAACTGGTGAATTTCGATCCGGCCAGATCAAAGCCGGAGAAGGTTTCACCTACTGGCTCATGAAGTTCGACGGCATCTCCAACAATCGAGACAAAGAGTTGGCCGATCCACAGGGCTTTGGCTTGATCGAGTACGGCTTCTTCCTCCTGGCCCGCGCCGCCGGCATCGATATGACCGAGTGCCGCGTCCATCACGAAGGCGTCCGATCGCATTTCATGACGCGGCGCTTCGATCGCACAGCCAGCGGCCAGAAGCTCCACATGCAGTCGCTCGCTGCCCTGCGCCACTATGACTTCAACGCGGCGGGGGCCTATTCCTACGAGCAGGCGGTCGAGACGATACGGCTCCTTGGCCTACCTGCCTACGACATCGAACAACAGTTTCGCCGCGCGGTCTTCAACATCCTCATCCGGAACCAAGACGACCACGTCAAAAACATCGCCTTTCTCATGAATAGGAAGGGGGAATGGCGCCTGTCACCAGCGTTCGACGTCAGCTACGCCTACAATCCGGATGGAAGCTGGACGCACCAGCACCAGATGAGCCTGAGCGGCAAGCGTGATCATTTCGAGCTCTCCGATCTCATCAGGTTCGGCGTTTTCTGTGACATCAAACCGAAGAAGGCCGAAGACATCATCCGTGGAATGCATGAGCAGGTCGACAACTGGCTGACCTTCGCGGAACAGGCCGGAGTTGCCGAGAACACCGCGCGAGCTATCCACAACGCCATGCGGCGTGAAATCGTAGTACCAGGCTAG
- a CDS encoding bifunctional diguanylate cyclase/phosphodiesterase translates to MSDSRPDSPTLRLRRLDAATHELMDVLREGRVSTLFQPIVDPRARAVCGFEALTRGPSDSWLHSPQNLFAAARRGGLKLELDFLCVRNAFRRFVASRVSGLLFINVSPDTIYEEPDFARRFLACAREADMPADRCVMELTEESLLEDYARLRSTLQSLREAGIAIAIDDLGAGSSGLRTWSELKPDYVKIDRYFVSGIDADRTKMEFVRSILDMGRAMGCRVIAEGVETEKECRELVDLGVDRLQGHLLGRPGAAPMLALQQLESLDRSIVTHTTALSAEHIACYVPPVTPRMRVGKLAELFRDNPEHLTFAVVQEGRPLGVVRREQLFDLLAKPLHPEIYNKKSVVAIMESPTLLVDSQLRLEQVSRLVTQKGRPRLSEEFVITKDGRYLGLGQTIDVLRLITEQQLQSAKHSNPLTLLPGNAAVRDRVDRLIENRKRFVIAYFDLDSFKPYNDAYGYANGDQVILHLAGLLKSNFSARLDFVGHVGGDDFLVVVRSADWRQRIMRILEQFSATAARFYSPEHAAAGRIVAPGRDGERREFAMLTLSVAALDSETPGAASADAIANLLTHVKKLAKQKQGNSFVLRSGERVLDLLACETTSQAAPEPFFLEQMLG, encoded by the coding sequence ATGTCCGATTCACGACCCGACTCGCCGACCTTGCGGCTGCGCAGGCTGGATGCCGCCACTCACGAACTCATGGACGTGCTGCGTGAGGGACGTGTCTCGACCTTGTTCCAGCCGATCGTGGATCCGCGGGCGCGAGCCGTCTGCGGTTTCGAGGCGCTGACGCGCGGTCCCTCCGACAGCTGGCTGCATTCGCCGCAAAACCTGTTCGCGGCGGCACGCCGCGGCGGCTTGAAGCTGGAGCTGGATTTCCTGTGCGTTCGGAACGCCTTCCGCCGCTTTGTCGCCTCGCGCGTTTCGGGGCTGCTGTTCATCAATGTGTCGCCGGATACGATCTACGAAGAGCCGGATTTTGCGCGGCGTTTTCTTGCCTGCGCGCGCGAGGCGGATATGCCGGCCGATCGCTGTGTCATGGAACTGACGGAGGAGAGCCTGCTGGAGGACTATGCGCGGCTGCGCTCGACCTTGCAAAGCCTGCGCGAGGCCGGCATCGCCATCGCCATCGACGATCTGGGTGCGGGATCCTCGGGACTGCGCACCTGGTCCGAGCTGAAACCCGACTACGTCAAGATCGACCGTTATTTCGTCAGCGGTATCGATGCGGATCGCACCAAGATGGAATTCGTACGCTCCATACTCGATATGGGGCGTGCCATGGGTTGCCGTGTCATCGCCGAAGGCGTGGAGACCGAAAAGGAATGCAGGGAATTGGTGGACCTGGGCGTGGACCGCCTGCAAGGCCATTTGCTCGGACGGCCCGGAGCCGCGCCGATGCTGGCCCTACAGCAGCTGGAATCCCTGGACCGCTCCATCGTGACCCATACGACGGCGTTGAGCGCGGAGCATATCGCCTGCTATGTGCCGCCGGTGACGCCGCGAATGCGGGTCGGCAAGCTGGCCGAATTGTTTCGCGACAATCCCGAGCATCTGACCTTCGCCGTCGTGCAGGAAGGCCGGCCGCTCGGTGTCGTGCGGCGCGAACAATTGTTCGATCTGTTGGCCAAACCCCTGCATCCGGAGATTTACAATAAAAAATCGGTGGTCGCGATCATGGAGTCGCCGACCCTGCTGGTCGACAGCCAGCTGCGTCTCGAGCAGGTGAGCCGTCTGGTGACCCAGAAGGGCCGGCCCCGTCTGAGCGAGGAATTCGTGATCACCAAGGATGGGCGCTATCTCGGGCTGGGCCAGACGATCGATGTGTTGCGCCTGATCACCGAACAGCAACTGCAATCGGCCAAGCACTCCAATCCGCTGACCTTGCTGCCGGGCAATGCGGCAGTGCGCGATCGTGTGGATCGGCTGATCGAGAACCGTAAACGCTTCGTGATCGCCTATTTCGATTTGGATAGCTTCAAACCCTACAACGACGCCTACGGTTATGCGAACGGCGATCAGGTGATCCTGCACCTGGCGGGCCTGCTCAAGAGCAACTTCTCGGCGCGGCTGGATTTCGTCGGCCACGTCGGCGGGGATGACTTTCTGGTCGTGGTGCGCTCCGCGGACTGGCGCCAGCGGATAATGCGCATCCTGGAGCAGTTTTCGGCCACGGCGGCGAGATTCTATTCGCCGGAACATGCGGCGGCAGGCCGTATCGTGGCGCCTGGACGGGACGGAGAGAGGCGGGAATTCGCCATGCTGACGTTGTCGGTGGCGGCGCTGGATTCCGAAACGCCGGGCGCGGCAAGCGCCGATGCGATCGCGAACCTGCTGACCCATGTGAAAAAACTGGCGAAACAGAAACAGGGCAACAGCTTCGTTCTGCGCAGCGGCGAGCGTGTCCTGGATCTGCTGGCGTGCGAGACGACCTCGCAGGCGGCGCCGGAACCGTTCTTCCTGGAGCAGATGCTGGGCTGA
- the purD gene encoding phosphoribosylamine--glycine ligase has product MKLLIIGAGGREHALAWKAAQSPRVSIVYVAPGNAGTLAEPRVRNIDIAADDIDALLEFAERERIDLTIVGPEVPLVLGVTDAFEAAGLRCFGPRRLAARLEGSKAYTKDFMKRHGIPTAAYATFTRGDFDAGWVHAQRPPLVVKADGLAAGKGVVICATTQQAVASVEAMFSGQFGAAGHTVVVEEFLEGEEASFIAIVSGEHILPLATSQDHKRRDDGDRGPNTGGMGAYSPAPVVTPAIHERIMDEVMRPTVRGLIADGTPYVGFLYAGLMIGADGTPKVLEFNCRCGDPETQPILMRLESDLTLLCEAALDGRLDTMEARWDPRAALGVVLAAGGYPDQVRRGDVIHGLENAAKLPGKVFHAGTAMVEGRPTTNGGRVLCAVGLGATVGEAQRAAYALCATIHWEDQQYRRDIGYRAIARHPSNPHRS; this is encoded by the coding sequence ATGAAACTCCTGATCATCGGTGCCGGCGGACGCGAACATGCGCTGGCATGGAAGGCCGCGCAGTCCCCGCGCGTGAGCATCGTCTACGTCGCCCCGGGCAACGCCGGAACCTTGGCGGAGCCGCGCGTGCGCAATATCGACATCGCCGCCGACGATATCGATGCGCTGCTTGAATTTGCAGAGCGCGAACGCATCGACTTGACGATCGTCGGTCCGGAGGTGCCGCTGGTCCTCGGCGTCACCGACGCCTTCGAAGCCGCCGGCCTGCGCTGCTTCGGTCCGCGTCGCCTGGCGGCCCGCCTGGAAGGCTCCAAGGCCTATACCAAGGACTTCATGAAACGCCACGGCATTCCCACCGCGGCCTATGCCACATTCACCCGGGGGGACTTCGATGCCGGCTGGGTACACGCCCAGCGCCCGCCCCTGGTGGTCAAGGCCGACGGGCTGGCCGCCGGCAAGGGTGTGGTCATCTGCGCAACCACACAGCAGGCAGTGGCCAGTGTCGAGGCCATGTTCAGCGGACAGTTCGGCGCCGCCGGCCATACCGTCGTCGTCGAGGAATTCCTCGAGGGCGAGGAAGCCAGCTTCATCGCCATCGTCAGCGGTGAACACATCCTGCCGCTGGCCACCTCGCAGGATCACAAGCGTCGCGACGATGGCGATCGGGGACCCAACACCGGCGGCATGGGGGCCTACTCACCCGCTCCGGTCGTCACGCCCGCCATCCACGAGCGCATCATGGACGAAGTGATGCGGCCGACGGTTCGCGGTCTGATCGCCGACGGTACGCCCTATGTAGGTTTCCTGTACGCCGGATTGATGATCGGCGCCGACGGCACTCCCAAGGTTCTCGAGTTCAACTGCCGTTGCGGCGATCCCGAAACCCAGCCCATCCTGATGCGTCTGGAATCCGATCTGACCCTGCTGTGCGAGGCGGCGCTCGACGGCCGCCTCGATACGATGGAGGCTCGCTGGGATCCGCGCGCCGCACTCGGCGTCGTCCTGGCTGCCGGCGGCTATCCCGATCAGGTCCGCAGGGGAGACGTCATCCACGGCCTGGAAAACGCGGCGAAACTGCCGGGCAAGGTGTTCCATGCCGGCACCGCCATGGTCGAGGGCCGGCCCACCACGAACGGCGGCAGGGTGTTGTGCGCGGTCGGGCTCGGTGCCACGGTCGGCGAGGCGCAACGTGCCGCTTATGCGCTATGCGCTACGATCCACTGGGAAGATCAGCAATATCGCCGCGATATCGGCTACCGGGCGATCGCGCGCCATCCTTCAAATCCACATCGAAGCTGA
- the rho gene encoding transcription termination factor Rho, with translation MNLTQLKLKPVPELVEIAQRMGLENLARSRKQDIIFSILKTHARSGEDIYGDGVLEILQDGFGFLRSADSSYLAGPDDIYVSPSQIRRFNLRTGDSISGLIRPPKDGERYFALLKVGEINFDSPEGAKHKVLFENLTPLHPTKRFKLERGNGSSEDMTARIIDLVAPIGKGQRGLIISPPKAGKTMLLQNIASSITSNHPDVYLIVLLIDERPEEVTEMARTVRGEVVSSTFDEPATRHVQVAEMVIEKAKRLVEHKRDVVILLDSITRLARAYNTVVPSSGKVLTGGVDANALQRPKRFFGAARNIEEGGSLTILATALIDTGSRMDDVIYEEFKGTGNSEIHLDRRVSEKRVFPAVNINRSGTRREELITSPEELHKIWILRKLLHPMDELAAIEFLIDKMKDTKTNSEFFDAMKR, from the coding sequence ACGCTCGGGTGAGGATATCTACGGCGATGGCGTGCTGGAGATCCTCCAGGACGGCTTCGGTTTCCTGCGCTCTGCGGACAGCTCCTACCTGGCCGGTCCCGACGACATCTACGTCAGTCCCAGCCAGATTCGCCGGTTCAATCTGCGCACGGGCGATTCGATCTCGGGCCTGATCCGTCCCCCCAAGGACGGCGAGCGCTATTTCGCCTTGCTGAAGGTCGGCGAAATCAATTTCGATTCTCCCGAAGGCGCCAAGCACAAGGTGCTGTTCGAGAATCTGACGCCGCTGCATCCCACGAAGCGCTTCAAGCTGGAGCGCGGCAATGGATCGAGCGAAGACATGACGGCGCGCATCATCGATTTGGTCGCACCCATCGGCAAAGGACAGCGCGGGCTGATCATCTCGCCGCCCAAGGCCGGTAAGACGATGCTGTTGCAGAATATCGCCAGCTCCATCACCTCCAATCATCCGGACGTCTATCTGATCGTATTGCTGATCGACGAGCGTCCCGAGGAAGTGACCGAAATGGCGCGCACGGTGCGCGGCGAAGTCGTTTCTTCCACGTTCGATGAGCCCGCGACGCGTCATGTGCAAGTCGCCGAAATGGTGATCGAGAAAGCCAAACGGCTGGTCGAACACAAGCGCGACGTCGTCATCCTGCTGGATTCCATTACGCGCCTGGCCCGCGCTTACAACACCGTGGTACCCAGCTCGGGCAAGGTGCTGACCGGGGGTGTCGACGCCAATGCGCTGCAACGGCCGAAACGGTTCTTCGGCGCGGCGCGCAACATCGAGGAAGGCGGCTCGCTGACCATTCTGGCCACGGCGCTGATCGATACGGGTTCACGCATGGACGATGTGATCTACGAGGAGTTCAAGGGCACCGGCAACTCGGAAATCCATCTGGATCGCCGGGTATCGGAGAAGCGGGTCTTCCCGGCAGTGAACATCAATCGCTCCGGTACGCGCCGCGAGGAATTGATCACCTCGCCCGAGGAGCTGCATAAGATCTGGATACTGCGCAAGCTGCTGCATCCGATGGATGAGCTGGCGGCGATCGAATTCCTGATCGACAAGATGAAGGACACGAAGACCAACAGCGAATTCTTCGATGCCATGAAGCGCTGA
- the gstA gene encoding glutathione transferase GstA: MKLYYSRGACSLAAHIALYEAGLAFRAEPVDLKAKTLAGGADFRQVNPLGYVPVLELDGGERLTEVGVVLQYIADQKPETSLAPPAGTMPRYRLMQWLAFISSELHKTFSPLFAPHTPEDYKPVIRERLAQRLAYMNQQLAASSFLMGEQFTVADAYLFVVLNWAGVMNLDLTPYAHLQSFQKRVGARPGVQRALQAEGLLGS, translated from the coding sequence ATGAAACTTTATTACAGTCGCGGTGCTTGCTCCCTGGCGGCTCATATCGCCCTGTACGAGGCTGGTCTGGCCTTCCGGGCGGAGCCTGTCGATCTGAAGGCCAAGACACTGGCCGGCGGCGCAGACTTTCGCCAAGTGAATCCGCTCGGCTATGTGCCGGTGCTGGAGTTGGACGGGGGCGAGCGATTGACCGAGGTGGGTGTGGTCTTGCAGTACATCGCGGACCAGAAGCCGGAGACTTCTCTGGCGCCGCCGGCGGGGACGATGCCGCGCTATCGCCTGATGCAATGGCTGGCATTCATTTCTTCCGAATTGCACAAAACCTTCAGTCCGTTGTTCGCCCCGCATACGCCCGAGGATTACAAGCCGGTGATACGCGAGCGCCTGGCGCAGCGGCTTGCCTATATGAATCAGCAGCTCGCGGCGAGCAGCTTCCTGATGGGCGAACAGTTTACGGTCGCGGATGCCTATCTGTTCGTGGTGCTGAATTGGGCGGGTGTAATGAATCTGGACTTGACACCCTATGCTCACCTGCAGTCTTTCCAGAAGCGCGTCGGCGCCCGCCCGGGGGTGCAGCGCGCCTTGCAGGCCGAAGGGCTGCTCGGGTCCTAA
- the hisN gene encoding histidinol-phosphatase — protein MSSPVPPRTDPISSSLTPAELAGLLEFAVHLADLAGAQILPHFRTRLLDVENKDRQGFDPVTLADREAEAAIRREIQRTYPTHGILGEEHGLQVGASPYTWVIDPIDGTRAFVLGQLHWGTLIALNDGTRPVLGVMRQPYTGETFLGSEQGAQLRRGSQTTRLSARAGVRLEEAVLCATDPLMFAAPGLRPAFERVAARARAVRFGGDCYTPCLVAAGSSDLVVEADLKPWDVQALIPIIEGAGGIITDWAGQAAWEADKVVIASGAGLHAQVIEALNAQD, from the coding sequence ATGTCCAGTCCCGTACCACCGCGCACGGATCCCATATCCTCTTCGCTTACACCCGCCGAACTTGCCGGGTTGCTGGAGTTCGCCGTACATCTCGCCGATCTGGCCGGCGCACAGATCCTGCCGCACTTTCGCACCCGGCTGCTCGATGTGGAGAACAAGGATCGGCAAGGATTCGATCCCGTCACGCTCGCGGATCGGGAGGCGGAAGCGGCGATTCGCCGGGAGATTCAGCGTACCTATCCGACACACGGCATTCTGGGCGAGGAGCATGGGTTGCAGGTGGGTGCGAGCCCTTATACCTGGGTGATCGATCCCATCGACGGGACGCGCGCGTTCGTTCTGGGGCAGTTGCACTGGGGAACGCTCATCGCGCTGAATGACGGTACCCGGCCGGTGCTGGGCGTGATGCGCCAGCCCTACACCGGGGAGACATTCCTGGGCTCGGAGCAGGGGGCGCAGTTGCGCCGCGGTTCGCAGACGACGCGGCTGTCGGCGCGCGCCGGAGTGCGGCTCGAGGAGGCGGTGCTGTGTGCGACCGATCCGCTCATGTTCGCGGCGCCCGGACTCAGGCCGGCTTTCGAGCGGGTCGCTGCACGTGCGCGCGCGGTTCGCTTCGGCGGCGATTGTTACACGCCTTGCCTGGTGGCAGCCGGCAGCTCCGACCTGGTGGTGGAGGCGGACCTCAAGCCCTGGGATGTCCAGGCCCTGATTCCGATCATCGAGGGTGCCGGCGGTATCATCACCGATTGGGCCGGGCAGGCGGCCTGGGAGGCGGACAAAGTGGTCATCGCCTCGGGCGCCGGCTTGCACGCACAGGTCATCGAGGCACTGAACGCGCAGGATTGA
- a CDS encoding helix-turn-helix domain-containing protein encodes MILNFSSGTGNTETTLRDLGARLAKVRLSRNLTQARLAQEAGTSLPSIKRLEAGRNSSLDTLIRVLRALNLGDRVLDILPNPDVRPVERVRHEGHERRRARTQTEVAKATDWAWAEEDEQ; translated from the coding sequence ATGATTCTTAATTTTTCATCAGGCACAGGAAACACCGAGACCACGTTGCGTGATCTGGGAGCACGGCTGGCCAAGGTTCGCCTCAGTCGCAACCTCACCCAAGCACGACTGGCACAAGAAGCCGGAACGTCCCTGCCCAGCATTAAACGGCTGGAGGCCGGGCGAAACAGCTCGCTCGACACCCTCATCCGGGTCCTCAGGGCTCTCAACCTGGGCGATCGCGTTCTCGACATCCTTCCCAATCCTGACGTCCGGCCAGTCGAACGGGTTCGACATGAAGGCCACGAGCGTCGTCGCGCACGAACCCAAACCGAAGTGGCCAAGGCCACGGACTGGGCATGGGCCGAGGAAGATGAACAGTGA